One genomic segment of Rivularia sp. PCC 7116 includes these proteins:
- a CDS encoding DUF1388 domain-containing protein has translation MNNNNLAYDFAGTNDTSNTNKSSVDSTIINPPTATINVNYYGFEAQNPNDPEEVKKVKEAKNAFEYAATIWEGWIKSDVPIEVDAKWIDLNSYGRDVLGGAVTSSIDFRSNFTGATQDDTSYIMSLANHLAGEDLNGGRAEIEVWLNSGFDNWHLPTDGKPGNKFDFTTVVLHELGHGFGITDRINSNGTGTNGTTIFESFIVELNKDKDGNPKLDPLSNDSSELKTQLRSNNLFFNGANATAANGGEQVKLYAPSKWENGSSIAHLDERTYSKGNPGSLMTPRLNPGEVIHNPGAITLGVLEDLGWDINQVETQNQAQQASEPVETPAPGSIINFQQDKITSYVDQDSSASIVKTIENNQGIELINNGWKKFDFNYQVTKDTILEFEFKSIIKGEIQAIGFETNDKFDANRDQGRIFQLEGKDKFGITDFKQDVTGKGWQTYKINVGDYFNGDIDYLLFTNDHDNGAKNGHSQWKNLRLYEKGQETQTPAESQPPTETQKPTESQSPVEVPSINFQDGEISSYVDQDDSKSVVNTIENNQGIEIIKNGWKKFDFNYQVTKDTILEFEFNSLIKGEIQAIGLETNDKFDANRDQGRIFQLEGKDNFGITDFKQDVTGKGWQTYQIKLSDYFSEDININYLLFANDHDNGSKNAHSQWKNLRVYEKGQETQKPTESQSPVEVPSINFQDGEITSYVDQDDSKSVVNTIDNNQGIEIIKNGWKKFDFNYQVTKDTILEFEFNSIIKGEIQAIGLETNDKFDANSDKQRIFQLEGKDNFGITDFKQDVTGKGWQTYKIKLSDYFSEDININYLLFANDHDNGSKNAHSQWKNLRVYEQNQQTQPEAETQPPAEIPSINFQDGEITSYVDQDDSKSVVNTIDNNQGIEIIKNGWKKFDFNYQVTKDTILEFEFNSIIKGEIQAIGLETDSKFDANSDKGRIFQLEGKDNFGITDFKQDVTGKGWQTYKINVGDYFNGDINYLLFTNDHDNGAKNGHSQFRNLKIYEANANQFSRAANQEVVLTVQDSTNNYNLSSYGGKNQDKGIFNIYDDQTAVELTGNSWKKLDITNYNITENTVLKFEFQSAAEGEIQGIGFDNDDIITDDDGANFFQVSGIQDWGRKIKPELEDDYTIGSEWQTYEVKVGDYDIGGNFNYLTLGNDHDVSNANAHSQFRNISLSEM, from the coding sequence ATGAACAATAATAATTTGGCTTACGATTTTGCTGGAACTAATGACACTTCAAATACGAATAAAAGCTCTGTAGATTCTACAATTATAAATCCTCCTACAGCCACAATTAATGTTAATTACTATGGCTTTGAAGCTCAAAACCCTAACGATCCTGAAGAAGTTAAAAAAGTTAAAGAAGCTAAAAATGCTTTTGAATATGCAGCAACTATCTGGGAAGGATGGATAAAATCTGATGTTCCTATTGAAGTTGATGCTAAATGGATAGATTTAAATTCATACGGTCGCGATGTTCTCGGTGGGGCTGTGACTTCTTCTATTGACTTTAGAAGCAATTTCACGGGTGCAACTCAGGATGATACTTCTTATATAATGTCATTAGCCAATCACTTAGCTGGTGAAGATTTAAATGGCGGTCGTGCGGAAATTGAAGTATGGTTGAACAGCGGTTTTGATAATTGGCATCTTCCTACTGATGGAAAGCCAGGAAATAAATTTGATTTTACTACTGTCGTTTTACATGAGTTAGGGCATGGTTTTGGAATCACCGATAGAATTAATAGCAACGGTACGGGTACTAATGGAACTACAATTTTTGAGAGCTTTATAGTCGAGCTCAACAAGGATAAGGATGGTAATCCAAAGCTTGATCCATTGTCTAATGATTCCTCAGAGCTTAAAACACAATTAAGAAGCAACAACCTATTTTTTAACGGTGCAAATGCAACAGCAGCCAATGGTGGCGAGCAAGTTAAGCTATATGCACCTAGTAAGTGGGAAAATGGTTCAAGTATTGCTCATCTTGACGAGCGTACATATTCTAAAGGTAATCCAGGTTCTTTAATGACACCTAGATTAAATCCAGGTGAAGTAATTCATAATCCTGGTGCGATTACTTTAGGGGTTTTAGAAGATTTAGGCTGGGATATTAATCAGGTTGAGACACAGAACCAAGCACAACAAGCATCCGAGCCAGTGGAAACTCCGGCACCTGGATCTATTATTAATTTTCAACAAGATAAAATCACTTCCTATGTCGATCAAGACAGTTCAGCCTCTATAGTAAAAACCATAGAAAACAATCAAGGCATAGAACTTATCAACAATGGTTGGAAGAAATTTGATTTCAACTATCAAGTTACTAAAGACACAATCTTAGAATTTGAATTTAAGAGCATTATCAAAGGAGAAATTCAAGCAATCGGCTTTGAAACCAACGATAAGTTTGACGCAAATCGCGATCAAGGGCGAATATTCCAATTAGAAGGTAAAGATAAATTTGGTATTACTGACTTCAAACAAGACGTTACCGGTAAAGGTTGGCAAACTTATAAAATTAATGTTGGAGATTACTTCAACGGCGACATTGACTATCTTCTATTTACCAACGATCATGATAACGGAGCAAAGAACGGTCATAGTCAGTGGAAGAACTTGAGATTATACGAAAAAGGTCAGGAAACTCAAACACCAGCCGAATCTCAGCCACCAACAGAAACTCAAAAACCAACAGAATCTCAATCACCAGTTGAAGTTCCATCTATCAATTTTCAAGACGGTGAAATCAGTTCCTATGTCGATCAAGACGACTCAAAGTCTGTAGTAAACACTATAGAAAACAATCAAGGCATAGAAATCATCAAAAATGGTTGGAAGAAATTTGATTTCAACTATCAAGTTACTAAAGACACAATCTTAGAATTTGAATTTAACAGCCTTATCAAAGGAGAAATTCAAGCAATCGGCTTAGAAACCAACGATAAGTTTGACGCAAATCGCGATCAAGGGCGAATATTCCAATTAGAAGGTAAAGACAACTTTGGTATTACCGACTTCAAACAAGATGTTACCGGTAAAGGTTGGCAAACTTATCAAATTAAGCTTTCAGACTACTTTAGTGAAGATATCAATATCAACTATCTGCTGTTTGCAAACGATCATGATAACGGTAGCAAGAATGCCCACAGTCAGTGGAAGAACTTGAGAGTTTACGAAAAAGGTCAGGAAACTCAAAAACCAACAGAATCTCAATCACCAGTTGAAGTTCCATCTATCAATTTTCAAGACGGTGAAATCACTTCCTATGTCGATCAAGACGACTCAAAGTCTGTAGTAAACACTATAGACAACAATCAAGGCATAGAAATCATCAAAAATGGTTGGAAGAAATTTGATTTCAACTATCAAGTTACTAAAGACACCATCCTAGAATTTGAATTTAACAGCATTATCAAAGGAGAAATTCAAGCAATCGGCTTAGAAACCAACGATAAGTTTGACGCAAATAGTGATAAACAGCGAATATTTCAATTAGAAGGTAAAGACAACTTTGGTATTACCGACTTCAAACAAGATGTTACCGGTAAAGGTTGGCAAACTTATAAAATTAAGCTCTCAGACTACTTTAGTGAAGATATCAATATCAACTATCTGCTGTTTGCAAACGATCATGATAACGGTAGCAAGAATGCCCACAGTCAGTGGAAAAACTTGAGAGTTTACGAACAAAATCAACAAACTCAGCCAGAAGCAGAAACTCAACCACCAGCAGAAATTCCATCTATCAATTTTCAAGACGGTGAAATCACTTCCTATGTCGATCAAGACGACTCAAAGTCTGTAGTAAACACTATAGACAACAATCAAGGCATAGAAATCATCAAAAATGGTTGGAAGAAATTTGATTTCAACTATCAAGTTACTAAAGACACCATCCTAGAATTTGAATTTAACAGCATTATCAAAGGAGAAATTCAAGCAATCGGCTTAGAAACTGACAGCAAATTTGACGCAAATAGCGATAAAGGGCGAATATTTCAATTAGAAGGTAAAGACAACTTTGGTATTACCGACTTCAAACAAGACGTTACTGGTAAAGGTTGGCAAACTTATAAAATCAATGTTGGAGATTACTTCAACGGCGACATTAACTATCTTCTATTTACCAACGACCACGATAATGGAGCAAAGAACGGTCATAGTCAATTCCGCAATCTCAAAATTTATGAAGCAAATGCAAATCAATTCAGCAGAGCGGCAAACCAAGAAGTTGTATTAACCGTACAAGATAGTACCAACAATTACAATCTTTCTTCATACGGTGGTAAAAATCAAGATAAAGGAATATTTAACATTTATGACGATCAAACCGCAGTTGAATTAACAGGTAACAGTTGGAAGAAATTAGATATCACTAACTACAATATCACCGAGAATACTGTTCTCAAATTTGAATTTCAAAGCGCTGCGGAAGGAGAAATACAGGGCATCGGTTTTGACAATGACGATATTATCACAGATGACGATGGCGCTAACTTTTTCCAAGTCTCGGGAATTCAAGATTGGGGAAGAAAAATAAAACCAGAGTTAGAAGATGACTACACTATCGGCTCTGAATGGCAAACCTATGAAGTCAAAGTCGGAGACTATGATATAGGCGGTAATTTTAATTACTTAACTCTTGGTAACGACCATGATGTTAGTAATGCTAACGCTCACAGTCAATTCCGCAATATTTCTTTGTCTGAAATGTAA
- the speD gene encoding adenosylmethionine decarboxylase, producing MANQSYLEKDTPLVPVGSHCILELYDCPKDLLNDVDFIKKTLEEGVKEADSTLLRELTHQFEPYGVTALALLAESHVSVHTWPEIGYIAVDMFTCGEHAEPEKACKYLVKAFQAKNHVLLKIPRGRLTPQLKNLEESLMSAAANK from the coding sequence TTGGCAAATCAATCATATTTAGAAAAAGACACTCCTTTGGTTCCGGTAGGTAGTCATTGTATTTTGGAACTATATGACTGTCCCAAAGATTTGCTCAACGATGTTGATTTTATTAAAAAAACTTTGGAAGAAGGAGTCAAAGAAGCTGACTCAACTTTGCTTAGAGAACTGACTCATCAGTTTGAACCTTATGGAGTTACGGCTTTGGCACTGTTGGCAGAGTCTCATGTTTCGGTTCATACTTGGCCCGAAATTGGTTATATTGCTGTAGATATGTTTACCTGCGGGGAACATGCAGAACCCGAAAAAGCCTGCAAATACTTAGTAAAAGCTTTTCAAGCTAAGAATCACGTACTTCTCAAAATTCCTAGAGGAAGATTGACACCTCAGTTGAAAAATCTTGAAGAAAGTTTGATGTCTGCTGCTGCAAATAAGTAA
- a CDS encoding serine/threonine-protein kinase: MTPLKCSKGHENPAASRFCLHCGEMLVDTPVNIGIQPGLTLGERYLVVRQLGQGGFGRTYLAEDINRFREPCVLKEFSPQVQTEYVLQKSEELFEREASVLYKLQHPQIPRFRELLRLTIEDKEYLFLVQDYVEGENYSSLLANRQQQGMKFSESEVKQLLQQILPVLNYIHSMGVIHRDISPDNLILRKTDQLPVLIDFGGVKQVVATVASQYYAPGNPPATPIPTLLGKVGYAPAEQMQTGSVEPHSDLYALAATALVLLTGKQPAELIDNYNLQWQWRRFINVSPEFGAILDKMISAVPGERYQSANQVLQALNPPPPTNNQPQQSFPQQITQKTFAVAPAVESAPSTPQPKIISPGFSESQPKSTTWWTPAKIGMLFFAMVILGGLTYFGFSQLTSDSGNTPTPTPTSSEPPVPSKFSAQERRRKERLKARREQLGIDYNFYVKLVNQRFWEQNPSLNGRTLSDEPQDEDLRQKWDETASELLNKMSQLSSDARRRLGTFTTADRDRWKVRVNNINVGSRSVYDLADAPFYREFPEQRSKNFINKPVGQVWHGFVFDKVNAVFARSAFERLRFQSGDTTVTRSGNFKNLQGKIFIAQLGKGQEMRVNLTASPQVLFSIYSPSGQRVLLEDSTRRSWSGTLRENGYYEFVVVSTSSESQDYRMRLQVENPAPPPEPTPTPEVTPTPKVTPTPEVTPTPTPTPTPEVTPTPTPTPTATPVEES, encoded by the coding sequence ATGACACCCCTTAAATGCTCCAAAGGACATGAAAATCCGGCTGCTAGTCGCTTTTGTCTACACTGCGGTGAAATGTTGGTTGATACCCCAGTTAATATTGGTATTCAACCCGGCTTGACTTTAGGCGAACGTTATTTAGTAGTACGTCAATTGGGACAAGGGGGATTTGGACGGACTTATTTAGCAGAAGACATCAACCGTTTTCGGGAACCTTGCGTTTTAAAAGAATTTTCTCCTCAAGTTCAAACCGAATACGTTTTACAAAAATCGGAAGAACTTTTTGAACGAGAAGCCAGCGTTCTTTATAAGTTACAGCATCCTCAAATTCCGCGCTTTCGCGAACTTTTGCGCCTCACTATTGAGGATAAAGAGTATTTATTTTTGGTTCAAGATTATGTAGAAGGGGAAAATTACAGTTCCTTGTTAGCTAATCGTCAACAGCAAGGAATGAAATTTAGCGAGAGCGAGGTAAAACAGCTATTACAGCAAATATTACCGGTATTAAACTATATTCATTCAATGGGTGTAATTCACCGCGATATTTCACCCGATAACTTAATTCTTCGTAAAACTGACCAATTACCAGTATTAATAGACTTTGGTGGAGTTAAACAAGTTGTAGCAACCGTAGCTTCTCAATATTATGCACCTGGAAATCCTCCAGCAACCCCAATCCCTACTTTATTAGGGAAAGTCGGTTATGCTCCAGCAGAACAAATGCAAACCGGCTCAGTTGAACCCCACAGCGATTTATATGCTTTAGCTGCAACAGCATTAGTTTTACTTACAGGCAAACAGCCAGCAGAGCTAATTGATAACTACAATTTGCAATGGCAGTGGCGGAGATTCATTAATGTTAGTCCTGAATTTGGGGCAATATTAGATAAAATGATATCTGCCGTACCGGGAGAACGCTATCAAAGTGCGAATCAAGTTTTACAAGCACTTAACCCCCCCCCACCTACAAACAACCAACCACAACAATCATTTCCCCAACAAATAACACAGAAAACTTTCGCCGTTGCACCTGCCGTAGAATCGGCTCCTTCGACTCCCCAACCTAAAATCATTTCTCCTGGGTTCTCAGAATCTCAACCTAAATCTACAACTTGGTGGACACCTGCAAAAATTGGAATGCTATTTTTTGCAATGGTTATTTTAGGAGGTTTAACTTACTTTGGCTTTTCTCAGCTAACGTCAGACTCAGGTAATACACCTACACCTACTCCCACATCATCAGAACCACCCGTTCCTTCCAAATTTTCCGCGCAGGAACGGCGACGTAAAGAAAGACTCAAAGCACGTCGCGAGCAACTAGGTATAGACTATAACTTTTATGTCAAACTAGTTAATCAAAGATTTTGGGAGCAAAATCCCAGCTTAAACGGACGTACTTTGAGCGATGAACCCCAAGACGAAGACTTGCGCCAAAAATGGGACGAAACAGCGAGCGAATTGCTCAATAAGATGTCACAACTTAGTTCCGACGCTCGCCGTAGACTCGGAACCTTCACCACAGCAGACCGCGATCGCTGGAAAGTTAGAGTTAACAATATTAATGTCGGCAGCCGTTCGGTATACGATTTAGCCGACGCACCATTTTACCGAGAATTCCCCGAGCAAAGAAGTAAAAACTTTATCAATAAACCCGTAGGACAGGTCTGGCATGGATTTGTATTCGACAAAGTAAATGCGGTATTTGCTCGCAGTGCTTTTGAAAGACTAAGATTTCAAAGTGGCGATACAACCGTCACCAGAAGCGGTAATTTCAAAAACCTACAAGGTAAAATTTTTATCGCTCAACTTGGCAAAGGTCAAGAAATGCGAGTTAATTTAACAGCTTCTCCTCAAGTATTATTCTCTATATATTCACCTTCCGGTCAAAGAGTATTATTAGAAGACTCTACAAGACGCTCGTGGTCGGGTACTCTTAGAGAAAACGGGTATTATGAATTTGTTGTCGTTTCCACATCATCCGAATCTCAAGATTATCGGATGCGCTTACAGGTAGAAAACCCCGCACCACCACCAGAACCGACACCCACACCGGAAGTTACACCTACGCCAAAAGTTACACCTACGCCGGAAGTTACACCAACACCAACCCCAACACCTACGCCGGAAGTCACACCAACACCAACCCCAACCCCGACAGCAACCCCGGTTGAGGAATCGTAA
- a CDS encoding serine/threonine-protein kinase produces MQVYCTRNHVNSSNNRFCTICGEPLPLPSGEVIIDRYKIVRQLGQGGFGRTYLAEDMHNSSQNCVLKEFAPQVEEDKDLIKAKELFEREASVLKQLEHSQIPRLHCSLQVKLRNKDFFFLIQDYIEGENYQDLLEKRLNERRCFSEEEVFHLLTQILPVLSYIHSKDVVHRDISPDNLILRTADNLPVLIDFGGVKQLPASQGLWFTQLPVNRTLLGKKGYAPEEQLRQGKAFHSSDLYSLGVSALVLLTGQEPQKLYDSYQGTWRWGESIKISGNFEAVLKKMVAHKPNDRYQSAEQVLKDLQSTTPVSSPAKPVNPNISKIHTAVVAPGRKGAGAVATQFHNKTQAFAQAIHLPIWLRPFFVSLVSTSVVVLVFAGTWALISGVINAVTSFSLPEFPKVELPSLPGNDNNSEEGLSREETSNIGKIVSQRQRLKISESFFNRTVNDIFYTQNPQARGRTLTGSREDEALRKKWYNIAQDLLEKLDRDNLSQQTREKLGSYSGRDYENWQRQIEAGQLSNYTIKDLNRDTNRKFDKLFPGERQGNLKQQTFGQIWYAFADEEVRKRVN; encoded by the coding sequence ATGCAGGTTTATTGCACTCGAAACCACGTTAACTCTTCAAATAACCGCTTTTGTACTATATGTGGCGAACCTTTGCCTCTTCCTTCTGGGGAGGTTATTATTGACCGTTATAAAATTGTACGTCAACTTGGTCAAGGAGGTTTCGGACGTACTTATTTAGCGGAAGATATGCATAATTCTTCTCAAAACTGCGTGCTGAAGGAATTTGCACCCCAAGTAGAAGAAGATAAAGATTTAATTAAAGCCAAGGAATTATTTGAAAGAGAAGCTAGCGTACTTAAGCAGCTTGAGCATTCACAAATTCCCCGCTTGCATTGTTCGCTACAGGTAAAGTTACGTAACAAAGATTTTTTCTTTTTGATCCAAGATTATATTGAAGGTGAAAACTATCAGGATTTATTAGAGAAGCGTCTTAATGAAAGACGATGTTTTAGTGAAGAAGAAGTATTTCATTTGTTGACGCAAATTCTGCCAGTATTAAGTTACATCCACTCCAAAGATGTTGTTCACCGCGATATTTCGCCAGATAACTTAATTTTACGTACAGCGGATAATTTGCCAGTTTTAATTGATTTTGGCGGTGTCAAGCAACTACCGGCTTCTCAAGGATTATGGTTTACCCAACTGCCGGTAAATCGCACTTTATTGGGTAAAAAGGGTTACGCTCCTGAAGAACAGTTGCGTCAGGGTAAAGCCTTTCACAGCAGTGATTTATACTCTTTGGGAGTATCGGCTTTAGTGTTACTTACCGGACAGGAACCGCAGAAACTTTACGACAGTTATCAGGGTACGTGGCGTTGGGGGGAAAGTATAAAAATTAGCGGCAACTTTGAAGCGGTACTGAAGAAGATGGTTGCTCATAAACCCAACGATAGGTACCAAAGTGCGGAGCAAGTGTTAAAAGATTTACAGTCTACTACTCCTGTTTCGTCTCCTGCTAAACCCGTAAATCCTAATATTAGCAAGATTCATACGGCTGTAGTTGCTCCTGGGCGCAAAGGTGCTGGTGCAGTTGCAACTCAATTTCACAACAAGACTCAAGCTTTTGCTCAAGCCATCCATTTACCTATTTGGCTGCGTCCTTTTTTCGTCAGTTTGGTAAGTACTAGCGTCGTTGTTTTAGTTTTTGCTGGTACCTGGGCGTTAATTAGTGGAGTTATCAACGCAGTAACTTCTTTTTCTTTGCCAGAGTTTCCCAAAGTTGAATTGCCTAGTTTGCCTGGGAACGATAATAATTCTGAAGAGGGGTTAAGCCGTGAAGAAACAAGTAATATTGGTAAAATTGTTAGTCAACGTCAGCGGTTGAAAATTTCAGAATCATTTTTTAATCGCACCGTCAATGATATTTTTTATACTCAAAATCCCCAAGCTCGCGGTCGTACTTTAACAGGAAGCCGAGAAGACGAAGCTTTGAGGAAGAAGTGGTACAATATTGCTCAAGATTTGCTCGAAAAGTTAGATAGAGATAATTTGAGCCAGCAAACCAGAGAAAAATTAGGAAGCTATAGCGGAAGAGATTATGAAAATTGGCAGCGGCAGATAGAAGCGGGGCAGTTAAGTAATTATACGATTAAAGATTTAAATAGAGATACCAATCGTAAATTTGACAAATTGTTTCCCGGAGAACGACAGGGGAACCTTAAGCAACAAACTTTTGGTCAAATTTGGTATGCATTCGCTGATGAGGAAGTTCGCAAACGAGTAAATTAA
- a CDS encoding phenylacetate--CoA ligase family protein has product MNYQQQSQRAIEGFENFLNTPLENLLQQHITKNPASEIISLFQDVAANVPAYKDFLTQQHINPEQIQTFDDFQKLPPLTKDNYLRCYPLADFCRHGKIESCDTIAASSGSTGKPTFWLRFFTDELAIATRFEQIFYDSFFADTKSTLAVVCFALGTWVGGMFTYNCCRYLSSKGYPVTVISPGTNKAEILRVVEELSPNFEQTVLLGYPPFLKDVIDTAIAKGMELKPRKLKFVMAGEVFSEEWRNLVGERVGSQNPCYDFASLYGTADAGVLGNETPLSIRIRQFLAENPEAARNLFGESRLPTLVQYDPINRFFEVIPNSSNSNHQGISRGTLLFSGDNGVPLIRYNILDNGGIITYDAMMEFLSEYGFNPVEALSNNRGIRNLPFVFVFGRSNFTISYFGANIYPENIKVGLEQPVIRDWVTGKFVMQIQEDTDKNRFLFIAIELAPEVKANEEKKQAVADSILTQLKRLNSEFANYVPSEYQTPQIELLPMGEPNYFPQGVKHRYTRS; this is encoded by the coding sequence ATGAACTACCAACAGCAAAGTCAACGCGCAATTGAGGGGTTCGAGAACTTTTTAAATACTCCTCTCGAAAATTTATTACAACAGCATATTACTAAAAACCCTGCTAGTGAAATTATCAGTTTATTCCAGGATGTGGCTGCAAATGTACCTGCGTATAAAGATTTTTTGACGCAACAGCATATTAATCCCGAACAAATTCAAACTTTTGATGATTTTCAAAAATTACCACCACTTACCAAAGATAATTACCTTAGATGCTATCCTTTAGCGGATTTCTGCCGTCATGGAAAAATTGAAAGCTGCGATACTATAGCAGCCTCATCAGGCTCCACAGGTAAACCTACCTTCTGGTTGCGCTTCTTTACGGATGAGTTGGCGATCGCTACCCGGTTTGAGCAAATATTTTACGATAGTTTTTTTGCGGATACTAAATCGACTTTAGCCGTAGTTTGCTTTGCATTAGGCACTTGGGTAGGGGGAATGTTCACCTATAATTGCTGTCGCTATCTTTCTAGCAAAGGTTATCCAGTGACTGTAATCTCTCCAGGAACAAACAAAGCTGAAATTTTACGAGTAGTAGAAGAATTAAGTCCAAATTTTGAACAAACTGTTTTATTAGGATATCCGCCTTTTCTCAAAGATGTAATTGATACGGCTATTGCTAAGGGTATGGAATTGAAACCCCGTAAGCTTAAATTTGTAATGGCTGGAGAAGTATTTAGTGAAGAATGGCGGAATTTAGTCGGGGAAAGAGTTGGCTCCCAAAACCCATGTTATGATTTTGCATCTTTATATGGCACTGCTGATGCTGGGGTTTTAGGTAATGAAACACCTTTAAGTATTCGTATCCGGCAATTTTTAGCAGAAAATCCCGAAGCTGCACGCAATTTATTTGGAGAATCCCGTTTACCGACTTTAGTTCAGTATGACCCGATAAATCGTTTTTTTGAAGTGATTCCAAATTCTTCTAATTCCAATCATCAAGGAATTTCCAGAGGTACGCTGCTATTTTCTGGAGATAATGGAGTTCCCTTGATACGTTACAACATTTTAGATAATGGCGGAATAATTACTTATGATGCCATGATGGAGTTTTTATCTGAATATGGATTTAACCCTGTAGAAGCACTATCAAATAACAGAGGAATTCGTAATCTACCTTTCGTTTTCGTTTTTGGACGCTCGAATTTTACTATTTCCTACTTTGGTGCAAATATCTACCCAGAAAATATCAAAGTTGGTTTAGAACAACCTGTAATCAGAGATTGGGTAACGGGTAAATTCGTAATGCAAATACAAGAAGATACTGATAAAAATCGTTTTTTATTTATTGCTATAGAATTAGCACCGGAAGTTAAAGCTAATGAAGAGAAAAAACAAGCTGTAGCGGATTCGATTCTAACTCAACTCAAAAGACTTAACAGCGAATTTGCAAATTACGTTCCCTCAGAGTATCAAACACCTCAAATAGAATTATTACCAATGGGAGAACCAAATTATTTTCCTCAAGGCGTAAAGCATCGCTACACTCGGAGTTAG
- a CDS encoding fasciclin domain-containing protein translates to MKVYYSNLLTKITGIVGVTSIGLLIGLPVKANNALNPNPSVFTEAPYNRSQAVTVSADNTNSSVIRTSKSDKPNKTLLAQNGGVLNPRPSILDECPYNRAACGNNAPSTSPAPLPPSTVPEPAPVPGGVPPLPGTEVPTAPPATIPDSGAEETPQPSAGTEGEDIISVAESNPSFTMLTKALKAAGLVETLKGDGPFTVFAPSDAAFAKLPQDAVQDLLKPENKEVLVKILTYHVVPGRVLSTDLKSGEVKSVEGGPISVKVDPATGVQVNDATVVQPDVSASNGVIHVIDNVILPPDL, encoded by the coding sequence ATGAAGGTATACTACAGCAATTTGCTGACTAAAATAACTGGCATTGTGGGAGTGACAAGCATCGGTTTACTGATCGGTTTGCCTGTGAAGGCGAACAACGCGCTCAATCCTAACCCCAGTGTTTTTACAGAAGCTCCTTATAATCGCTCTCAAGCAGTGACCGTAAGTGCTGATAACACTAACTCATCGGTTATACGGACTTCCAAGAGTGACAAACCGAATAAAACTTTATTAGCACAAAACGGTGGGGTACTAAATCCCAGACCAAGTATATTGGATGAATGTCCTTATAACCGTGCGGCTTGTGGAAATAACGCCCCTTCAACTTCACCTGCGCCGCTACCACCATCAACAGTACCAGAACCAGCGCCAGTTCCGGGTGGCGTGCCTCCATTACCAGGAACAGAAGTTCCAACTGCACCCCCAGCAACTATACCTGATTCAGGGGCAGAGGAAACACCCCAACCTTCGGCCGGGACAGAAGGTGAAGATATTATAAGTGTTGCTGAGTCCAATCCTTCATTTACAATGCTTACTAAAGCCTTGAAAGCAGCAGGATTGGTAGAGACTTTGAAGGGAGATGGTCCCTTTACAGTTTTTGCACCCAGCGATGCAGCATTCGCGAAGTTACCGCAAGATGCCGTACAAGATTTGTTAAAGCCAGAAAATAAAGAAGTATTGGTAAAAATTCTGACTTATCACGTAGTACCAGGTAGAGTGCTTTCGACCGATTTGAAATCAGGTGAAGTCAAAAGCGTTGAAGGTGGACCAATTAGCGTCAAAGTTGACCCAGCTACAGGCGTGCAGGTAAATGACGCTACCGTAGTACAGCCGGATGTTAGTGCTAGCAACGGTGTAATTCACGTCATCGACAACGTTATTTTGCCTCCCGATTTATAA